The nucleotide sequence CGATTTGGCGGCAGTACTCAACGCGATGCGCACGTCGATAATCCCGAGCTCCTCCGCAACGGATATGAGGCGTTGACTAATTCACCCGAAGCTTCGCCGATCTCTTTGCGTCACAGCACCACGCCCGGCTAGAATTACCACCGCATCGTCACAACGGCAAACGTTTGCCGTCCGGCGTAATCTAAGTATTCAATCGGGAAATCAGTCATGGCCGAAGGCACGATTAAGAAGTTGACGGACAAAGGATTTGGATTCATCAAGACGGCGACGGAAAAAGACCTCTTTTTCCATTCCAAAGCCCTTCAAGGCGTCGAGTTCGACGATTTGCGGGAAGGACAAAAGGTCTCGTACACCGAAGGCCGTGGTCCGAAGGGGCCGTGTGCCGAGAACGTCAAAGTGGTGTAGATGCGAAGTGAAGGAGATTAGTATGGACCGCAGCCGAAAAGCGAATCGTGAAGGCAGCGAAGCCTTGCTTCAAGTCAAGAGCCGACAAGCGGCGATGGGTGTTGAAGAGCGGGGCGAGGACAAGCTCACTCAATTGGAGATGTTCGTCCAGTCGCTGAAAAAAACGCCTGCCGGAGGCACGGACCTCCAACACCGCCTCAAACTTTTCGGCGAATGCAAACGATTCGAAGGCGAATCGTCGGGGCAGTTCTACGGTCGGCTACGCAATTGGTTGGACCGGTCCCTACCGAAAACTAATGCTCC is from Planctomycetia bacterium and encodes:
- a CDS encoding cold shock domain-containing protein, which gives rise to MAEGTIKKLTDKGFGFIKTATEKDLFFHSKALQGVEFDDLREGQKVSYTEGRGPKGPCAENVKVV